The DNA sequence ACCTGCTTTTCTGCTTTTTCACACTAAAATTTTAAAATTGTCCAAACTATAGTAAAAAATTTATAGTGAAGTCTAAAAATAAAGAGACACAAAACACGCTGCCATCGCTGGCGAGGTTTCCTAACCTCGCCAGCACGAATGTCTAATTAATTCTAAACTTTACTATAATTGGGAATCTTGTAGCAAAAAATCTCACCATAATTTGGAGGCTAAAATGCGTATTGTTGAGGGGATATCCGTCGGAATTTCTGCGATCCGGAGCAACAAAATGCGGTCGTTGTTGACGATGCTCGGCATTATTATCGGGGTTGCTTCGGTATTGGCAATGATCGCCATCGGTGACGGTGCGAAGGAGATTGTGCTACAAGATGCGCAGAAACTCGGTGGTGCGAACCAAATCATCATGTACCGCTCGTGGTACAAGCGCGTCAATAATCGCTGGGTCCGCAACCGTAGCAGTGAATACCTGAAATACGAAGATGTACTCGCCATTGAGGCAGAATGCCCATCTGTGACCGCCGTCACGCCGCGAATTTGGAATTGGTCGGGTGTGTTAATGCAAGCTGCGAATGGTGCTGAAACGCGTGCGGGCTATAACGGCGTAGATGCCACCTATCAAACGGCATTGGACTGGAAGATAAAAGAGGGGCGTTTTATCACAGATGAAGAAGTCCAAAACGCCGCAAAAGTCTGCGTCCTTGGTGATGAAGTCACGACCGCACTATTCGGTGATAAATCACCGCTCGGACAAGAAATCAAAATCGCACGCAGTAGTAGTTACTACGATAAGTGGGGGCGAAAAACAGGGAAGCGTTTCACGGAACGCTTCATAGTCGTTGGGACGTTCATGCCGAGAGGCAGAAGTTTGCGGTTCGGCTGGAGTTTCGACAATCTCGCTTTTATTCCGCTCTCAACTGCACAAGAACGTTTCACCGGCAACGACAGGATTGATGAGTTTGTTGTTTACGCCCACACCATTGAGGATGTCCCGAAAGCAGCTGAAGAAGTCAAAGCCGTCATTCGGAAACGACACAAAAACCAAGACGATTTCATCGGCATGTTTGAGATGCACGCCGGTATGGCACAATTAGAGAAAATTAGTAAGGTCATTAAAATCACTTTAGGCAGCATTGCGGGTTTCTCGCTGCTGGTCGGTGGTATCGGCATTATGAATATGATGCTCGTCGCTGTCAGCGAACGTACGCGCGAGATCGGACTTCGGAAAGCCGTCGGTGCAAAACGGTTGGATATTCTCCTGCAGTTTTTAATAGAGGCTGTTATGATGTGCGGTGTCGGCGGTGCAATCGGCGTTGGACTGGGGGTGCTTGCGGGTGAAGGGATGGCGATGCTCGCCGTCAAAATCGTTAAAATCGTTCCTGAATGGCCCGCCGTTATCTCCCTGCAATGGATCCTGATTTCGGTATCGTTCTCGACGATAATCGGGATTTCGTTCGGGTTGTATCCGGCGATAAAGGCATCGCTGCTCCCACCAATTCAGGCACTCCGGACGGATTAACCACTCCCGTTTCAGACTGAAAGCACTAAACCTATTTGCCTTAATTGCGTCTAATTAGGATACATCAGAAATTGTGAATATTGCGAAGCGGCGCGCGTCAATACAAAAAACCTTTACAAAAAAATCGAACCTTATTATCATCTTCTCTGTCTAACTTATTAAATTGTAGAACTATATTTAATTGGGAGGCATGAGATGCGTATATTTGAAGGGTTATCTGTTGGTCTTTCTGCGATTCGTGCGAACAAATTACGCTCCTTGCTCACAATGCTCGGGATTATCATCGGGGTCGCCTCGGTACTTGCCATGATTGCTATCGGTGACGGTGCGAAGGCGATTGTACTACAAGACGCTCAAAAATTGGGCGGTGTAAACCAGTTTACGATGTACCGGAGCAGCCACAAGCGGGTAAAAGACCGTTGGGTGCCGAACCGCAGCAACGAGTATTTCGAGTACGAGGACGTGTTAGCCATCGAGGCGGAGTGTCCGTCTGTTAAATTAGTTGTTCCGCGGATTCCCGAATGGCGGGGTGTCCTCGCTCAAGCTGCCGGAGGGACAGAGCATCGGACAGGCTATAATGGTGTAAACTCATCTTTTGCAGAAGCAATGGACTGGAACATTCAGGGAGGTCGTTTTATTTCAGACGAAGATATTAACAATGAAGCCAAAGTTTGTGTGATTGGCTCCGAAGTGGTTGCTGCTTTATTTGGTAACACATCACCGATAGGCAAAGAAATTAAAATCGGCAAAGGGTCTGGAGGGCGCTTCGATCGGTACGGTAGGAGAGATCAGAAACGGATCACCGAACGTTTCACTGTTATTGGTACGATGGAAACTCGCGGACGAAGCCTGCGATTCGGCTGGAACTTAGACGACATGATCTTCTTACCACTGACAACGGCGCAGGAACGCTTCACCGGAAATGATAGAATCGTTATGATGTCCGTCCACGCACACACTGTCGAAGAAGTTCCGCAAGCCATCGAAGAGGTGAAAACGGTCCTTCGAAAGACACATAACGGTGAGGACGACTTCTTTTCTATCTGGGATATGCGGGAAGGTATGGCGCAGTTAGAGAAGATTAGTAAAGTTATCAAAATCGCCTTGGGGAGCATCGCTGGATTTTCGCTCCTCGTTGGGGGTATCGGCATTATGAACATGATGCTCGTCGCTGTAACGGAACGGACTCGCGAGATTGGCTTGAGAAAAGCAGTCGGTGCAAAACGCCACGACATTCTGTTGCAGTTCTTAATAGAAGCCGTTGGGATGTGTAGTGTAGGCGGTGCGTTGGGTGTTCTCGTGGGTCTCTTCGCTGGCGAAGGGATGGCAATGCTCGCCGTCAACATCGTCAAAATTGTCCCTGAATGGCCCTCGGTTATCTCAACAGAGTGGATATTAATTTCTGTATCCTTCTCAGCAATAATCGGTATCTCTTTCGGGTTATATCCTGCGATAAAAGCGTCTGCACTCACTCCGATTGAAGCACTCCGTACCGATTAGGAGGGAATCTAAATGAATCTATTTGAATGCGTCATTTTAGGTATTTCCAGTTTGCGGCGAAACCCACTCCGCTCTGCCCTGACGATTTTAGGGATTATCGTAGGGGTCGCCTCCGTTGTCAGTATGGTATCCGTCGGCGACGGGTCAAGTGCAATGGTCTTGCGAGAGATTGAGCGGACGGGCGGAACCAAAATGATTGAAGTCTATAAGGACGATTGGGATAAACAGTCAGGCACTTTGAGTCGTGCAGCAGGGTCTGCCGTGCGTGGCAGAGGCAGGTGGCAAAGAAACCGCGCTGAAGATCTGGAAACTGAGGATGCCTTTGAGATTCTCAAGCATGCCCGCGGCGTTGTGAACGTCGTTGCTGAAGACGATATGCCGGGCTGGACAGTGAATTATAACGGGCGCACAAAGGAATCGCGTATCGTTGCATCCACTGCCGGGTATGACCAATCGCATAACTGGTACACGTCAAGCGGTCGGTTTTTTACCGCTGAAGAGGTGGAAGCGGCGAGTAGCGTCGCTGTCATCGGATCCAAAGTCGCCGAAGAGGTTTTTCTTCAGGAAGATCCCGTTGGGAAAGAGATTAAAGCCTCGCGTCAATCTTCTCGATGGAGAAGCCGAAGTGGACTTTATGAGGTCCGTCTCAAAGTCATCGGTGTCATGGAAGAGAAAGGCGATGCGATGGACACGTCGGGTTGGGACGACCGGTTCATCATTCCGATTACCACGCTTCAGCAGCGCTTTAAAGGACGCGAAGACGTTGAACGGATCCGCATTGAAGCAGCGGATGTGAGCACAATTCCGATCGCGATCATGGATGCCAAACAGATATTAGGAAGACAGCACAATAACACAGGTGAAGAATACAACTACTGGACAGCCACCGAAGAATTAGCAACCGCGAATAAGGTCGGCTTGGTGATGAAAGCCTTGATGGGGGGGATTGCTGGGATCGCACTAATGGTTGCTGGTATCGGTGTCATGAACATCATGCTCGTCTCTGTTACCGACAGAACAAAAGAGATAGGACTGCGGAAGGCACTCGGGGCAACCCGTGGTGATATTCTGTCCCAGTTCTTGATTGAGGCAGCAGTGCTGACGCTCTCTGGTGGTATTCTCGGTGCAATCTTAGGCATCTTTATGGGACGCGGCACCGCCGCACTCATTTCGAGGTTTGTCTGGGAAGGGAGCAATTGGCCCTCAGTGGTTTCATTTGGCACGATGGTAATCGCTTTACTGGTTTCTGTCGCTATCGGAGTTTTCTTCGGACTGTACCCAGCCAATAAAGCAGCGAAACTCACACCTGTTGAAGCACTCCGCTCCGATTAGTTTGCTCGGATGTGCTACTTGAAAGGACTATTGAATATATCGGCGGGGTCGGCCCTTAAACGTCTATCCCGATGAAATGGTGCCTGGCCCCAGAAAAACATTCAACCGGCAGGCACCACCGAACATTCTCCAGGAGGAATTAGCCTTGAGAAATCTAATTATTACCGTTGCCGTTGTTTTGGTGCTCGTCGTCGCCATCGGTTGGGTTGTACTCGGACGTGGGAAAAACGGAACCGACCCGGCACTCGCTCAGAGAATTGAGGTTATTAAACGCGACGATTTCCAAATGCGCATCAGTGCAACCGGCAACTTAGAACCCCTCATTGATGTAGAAGTCAAATCCAACGTCGAAGGTGAGATCGTCGAACTTCTCGTTAAGAACAGCGATAGGGTTGAAAAAGATCAAGTACTGATGCGACTTGATCCCGAACTCTATCAAGAAGGTGTTTCACAGGCAAGAGCGGATGTCCGGGCTGCCCAGGCACAACTCACGCAAGCACAACTAAACATTGAGCTTAAAAATGAACGGCTTGAAAGTCAACTGACGCAGGCGGACGCAGACTTGAAAATTGCACAAGCGAATCTTGAGACCGTCAAAGCCACGACCATAACACAAATCAGCCAAGCAGAGACAGACATTCAGACGACGCAGAACTCGCTCGACCAAGACAAGATAGCCTTAGAGCAAGCCAAAATCGCGCTCGAACAGGCAAAAATTACATTGGCAGAGCAAGAAACCTCCATGAAATCTGCCAAGATTTCCTTGGATAACGCCAAGTCGGAACTCGATCGGAACACAGAACTTTTTGAAAAAGGGTTAGTCTCCAAAAAAGCTTTGGAAGATGCACAGGCACAACACGCGAATGCAGATGCGCAGTATGAGACTTCCCAGAAGCGGGTTGAGTCGCAGAAGCAGACCATCGTTTCCCAAGAGCGGACTATTAATGTACGCCTAAGTTCCATAGCGAACCGTGAAGCGACGCTTGAAAACCAGAAGTTGAACCTCGAAAACCTCAAAAAAATGCGCAAAAAAAGCGAGGAAGAGGCGCAACTCCGCGTCGATAATTCCGAAACCCAACTTCAGGAACTGATGCTCACTTACGATAATGAAAAATCCTTGACTGAGCAATCCAAAGTCAGTGCCGAAGCGAATAAACTTCGCCGGGAAAGTAGCCTGAAGAACGAAGCAGAACGGCTTGAATGGACTACGATTCGGGCACCGATGGCGGGCATCGTTACGCTCCTTGAACTCGAAGAGGGAGAAATCGTGACCTCCGGTCGCTCTGCCTTCTCGCAAAGTCCACCGCTTATGACAATCGTTGATCCCTCCAAAATGGTAGTCAAGACCTTTATCAATGAGGTTGATATGGAACGGCTACGCTTGGATCAGAGAGCAGAAATCGTCGTCGATGCCTTCCAAAACAAAACCTATGAAGGTCGAGTCTACGAGATTTCACCCAGCGGACAGGAACAGGACAATATCATCTCTTTTGAGGTGATGGTGGAAGTGGTAGGGTCTCCTGAAGAACTCCGCCCGGGTATGAGTGCGGACGTTGACATCATCACCTATGAAGAAAAAAGCGTCCTGATAGCACCCATTGACGCGGTTATCAACGAAAAGGGCGCGATTGTCAACGCACAGGTCGGTAATACATCCCCATTCAAACCGAATCGACCCATCACGATGCAAACAGTCAGCGAGAAGACCTTTAATGGTACGATTGAGAGTGCCGGAAACGGTACCGTCACCTTCCGTTTGGATGGTTCACAGCGCGGTATTATGCCGGGTCCTGCGACTATATCGCTGCTTATCAACGGGCAAAAGAAAGCGGATGGTGTGAGTGCACAAGTGAACCTCTTAAAAGGGAAGTCCGTTATGTTAGACGATGGCAGTGGCAGTGGCAAAAGAACGCCTATTGAAACTGGTATGCAAAACGCGACGGAGGTCGTTATCAAAAGCGGTGTAACCGACGGCGATCGTGTTATTCTACAACAACGGAAACCGCCGCAAGGTGGTGGATTCGGTAGATAAAAAAAAGCATCCATTGCCTCGATCTCCGGATCGAGGCAATATTATTTAAGACACCTGAATCACCTGACCATCGTAAGCAAGGTAGGCATTGTCGGGAAGTTCGATCTCCATCTCTTCACACTGCTCCGGGAAATACCGGTGATCCAGCCGATGCATGATATGGGTAAAATAGGTTTCCTTCGTTTTCAGTGCTTCGCTAATTTCTAACGCCTCGCCGACCGAGAGATGCGTCGGATGCCTCGGATTGAAGCTAAGCGCATCAATTACTAACACCTCAATTCCGTTTAGCAGATCCTGTGAGGCTTGC is a window from the Candidatus Poribacteria bacterium genome containing:
- a CDS encoding ABC transporter permease yields the protein MRIVEGISVGISAIRSNKMRSLLTMLGIIIGVASVLAMIAIGDGAKEIVLQDAQKLGGANQIIMYRSWYKRVNNRWVRNRSSEYLKYEDVLAIEAECPSVTAVTPRIWNWSGVLMQAANGAETRAGYNGVDATYQTALDWKIKEGRFITDEEVQNAAKVCVLGDEVTTALFGDKSPLGQEIKIARSSSYYDKWGRKTGKRFTERFIVVGTFMPRGRSLRFGWSFDNLAFIPLSTAQERFTGNDRIDEFVVYAHTIEDVPKAAEEVKAVIRKRHKNQDDFIGMFEMHAGMAQLEKISKVIKITLGSIAGFSLLVGGIGIMNMMLVAVSERTREIGLRKAVGAKRLDILLQFLIEAVMMCGVGGAIGVGLGVLAGEGMAMLAVKIVKIVPEWPAVISLQWILISVSFSTIIGISFGLYPAIKASLLPPIQALRTD
- a CDS encoding ABC transporter permease; amino-acid sequence: MRIFEGLSVGLSAIRANKLRSLLTMLGIIIGVASVLAMIAIGDGAKAIVLQDAQKLGGVNQFTMYRSSHKRVKDRWVPNRSNEYFEYEDVLAIEAECPSVKLVVPRIPEWRGVLAQAAGGTEHRTGYNGVNSSFAEAMDWNIQGGRFISDEDINNEAKVCVIGSEVVAALFGNTSPIGKEIKIGKGSGGRFDRYGRRDQKRITERFTVIGTMETRGRSLRFGWNLDDMIFLPLTTAQERFTGNDRIVMMSVHAHTVEEVPQAIEEVKTVLRKTHNGEDDFFSIWDMREGMAQLEKISKVIKIALGSIAGFSLLVGGIGIMNMMLVAVTERTREIGLRKAVGAKRHDILLQFLIEAVGMCSVGGALGVLVGLFAGEGMAMLAVNIVKIVPEWPSVISTEWILISVSFSAIIGISFGLYPAIKASALTPIEALRTD
- a CDS encoding ABC transporter permease, with translation MNLFECVILGISSLRRNPLRSALTILGIIVGVASVVSMVSVGDGSSAMVLREIERTGGTKMIEVYKDDWDKQSGTLSRAAGSAVRGRGRWQRNRAEDLETEDAFEILKHARGVVNVVAEDDMPGWTVNYNGRTKESRIVASTAGYDQSHNWYTSSGRFFTAEEVEAASSVAVIGSKVAEEVFLQEDPVGKEIKASRQSSRWRSRSGLYEVRLKVIGVMEEKGDAMDTSGWDDRFIIPITTLQQRFKGREDVERIRIEAADVSTIPIAIMDAKQILGRQHNNTGEEYNYWTATEELATANKVGLVMKALMGGIAGIALMVAGIGVMNIMLVSVTDRTKEIGLRKALGATRGDILSQFLIEAAVLTLSGGILGAILGIFMGRGTAALISRFVWEGSNWPSVVSFGTMVIALLVSVAIGVFFGLYPANKAAKLTPVEALRSD
- a CDS encoding HlyD family efflux transporter periplasmic adaptor subunit; the encoded protein is MRNLIITVAVVLVLVVAIGWVVLGRGKNGTDPALAQRIEVIKRDDFQMRISATGNLEPLIDVEVKSNVEGEIVELLVKNSDRVEKDQVLMRLDPELYQEGVSQARADVRAAQAQLTQAQLNIELKNERLESQLTQADADLKIAQANLETVKATTITQISQAETDIQTTQNSLDQDKIALEQAKIALEQAKITLAEQETSMKSAKISLDNAKSELDRNTELFEKGLVSKKALEDAQAQHANADAQYETSQKRVESQKQTIVSQERTINVRLSSIANREATLENQKLNLENLKKMRKKSEEEAQLRVDNSETQLQELMLTYDNEKSLTEQSKVSAEANKLRRESSLKNEAERLEWTTIRAPMAGIVTLLELEEGEIVTSGRSAFSQSPPLMTIVDPSKMVVKTFINEVDMERLRLDQRAEIVVDAFQNKTYEGRVYEISPSGQEQDNIISFEVMVEVVGSPEELRPGMSADVDIITYEEKSVLIAPIDAVINEKGAIVNAQVGNTSPFKPNRPITMQTVSEKTFNGTIESAGNGTVTFRLDGSQRGIMPGPATISLLINGQKKADGVSAQVNLLKGKSVMLDDGSGSGKRTPIETGMQNATEVVIKSGVTDGDRVILQQRKPPQGGGFGR